Genomic DNA from Taurinivorans muris:
TGAATATCAAACCAAGAGGAAAACAGGAAGAGGTTATGGCACTTCCTGCAAAAGGACATATTGTTGTTTTGGGAACAGCTGGAAGCGGAAAAACAACCGTTGCTTTGTTGCGAGCTCATCATCTCGCTAACATTCCTAATGGTGGCAATGTGTTGCTTGTTACATTTAATGGAGCATTAGTTAAATATATGCGTGAGTTAAGTAATAATCAAACTCAAAAACTTGTGGTTGAAAACTATCATACATTTGCTCGTGGTTATTTAAATAGCCGGGGTAAAATGCCAAGCCGGAACGGAATTGCAGAGCCGAATGAAAAAGAATTTTACATAGCACAGGCTTTGGACTTTTTAAAAAAGAAATATCCAACAGAATCGACTCTTAAGCGTTCTTTAGAATTTTTTATTGAGGAAATTACATTTATCGAACGATTTGGTTTTTCTGATATTACCGAGTATAAAGAAGCGGAACGTATTGGGCGTGCTTCTGCAAATATTAAACGTGAAAATAGAAAATGGATTTTTGAGGTATATGACAGATATAGAGAATTGCGTGAAGCAGGTGGTAAAAAATATGATTGGGATGATTTGGCACTATCTGTCTTTAATGAATTGCAAAATGACGATAGTGAACGGAGATATACACATATTATTATAGACGAAGGGCAAGATTTTTCACCAATGATGATTAAGTCATTGGTAGAGTCTGTGGCGGATAATGGATCTCTTACATTTTTTGGGGATGTTGCACAGCAAATCTATGGTAGTCGTTTGTCATGGCGCGATTCTGGTATAGATATAAATAAAGTATGGCGCTTTGATGTAAATTATCGTAATCCTATGACAATTACGGAATTTGCAAAATCTATAACTCGAAATAAATACTGGCGACACGATGGAGACATGATAGACGCTACTTCTCAGATTGCAAAAGGACCAAAGCCAATATTGATAGAGTTTTCCCATAAACAACATGAAGTTAGTTGGATTGTAGATCGTGTGATAACAATAGGAAAAGCATCGTCTGCTGTTATTATTTGTAGAAATAGGGATGATATTACTAATTTCTTGTCTTTGTTAAAAAATAAAGGTTGTGAAGCAATAGAAATTAATAAAGGAACCCCTGGTTTTGCTCATTTAAAGCAAGTATATCTTACAACTTTTCACGCTGCAAAAGGGTTGGAATTTGACAACGTATTCATTCCATATTTAACTGAGGATAAAATTCCCGATCCTGATATGATTGCGAGAGCTGTTTCTATTGAGGAAACGTATGCTGATGAAATAAAACTCCTTTATGTTGCTGTAACCCGATCTAAATACGGTCTTTATATGACCTACAGTGGAAATTTGTCACCTTTATTTCCACAAGAGCCGAATACTTATGACTTCTATTATGAGGATCAGCTGTCATGAGTGCATATGATATTTTGATAACACGCGGTGTTACTCGACTATGTCATTTTACAAAGTTTCAAAGCCTGACACATATTATTACTTCTGTAGATGGTGTGTTAGCTAGTAGTTCAATACGTCAGGATATGAGAAATGTGAATGATACCGCACGGTATGATGGAGAATTAGATTTTGTATGCTGCTCTGTACAGTACCCAAATTCGTGGTTCTTAAAAATAGCTATGAAGAATAATTCAGATAGAATTTTTAGTGAGTGGATTGTTTTGTATATTGATTTGAACATACTAAATTATAAAAAAACAAAATTTTGTCCTTGCAATGCAAGTAAGGAAAATGGAGCTTATATAAATAACAATATGGATGAAATAGATTCCATTTTTGCCCCTTCCGTTTCTACTTTTGATTATCCTAGATCACCCAAAATGCTTTCTTGTTGTCCAACAGATGGACAAGCCGAGATATTGATAGAAAATAGTATACCACGAGAATATATCCAGGGTATTGCTGTTGGTAATAAGGATGTTGCAGGACGTGTTTATTCAATTTTAAAAATGTATGATGTGAAGCATATAAACATATATATTGCTCCAGATGTATTGACTCCGAAATGGAGCAATATGAGTAAAGAGGGCTATTCACCAAATGAGATTCTGTACGAATGGTCAGAAGAGGGATAAATTATGTCTATGAAAATACCGACTCAAATGGAAAAATGTAAAGGAGCAATGTTAGCTACTGCTATTGGCGATGCATTAGGATGGCCTAATGAACCGCGTGCTAAAAACAGAGCAAAAAAAACAAGAGCTATGGATAATTTTGTTGGCTGGATTCGTAGTTCTAATAATCCGCGGTGGCATGATGAAAAAATTTTGCCCGGCGAGTATAGTGATGATACGCAATTGACACTGGCTGTGGCACGAAGTATTATTGCTGGGGATTGGGAGACATTTTTTGCAAAAAAAGAACTTCCTTTTTGGTTAAATTACGAGCGTGGAGGAGGCAGCGCTTTGCTAAAAGCTGCTAAATCATGCGAAAAGGGAATTTTGTTATGGCAATCTCGATGTAATCGAGATTATTATAATGCTGGCGGAAATGGGGCTGTAATGCGTATTTTGCCTCATGTTATTGCATCTGCAAAAATACCCAATACTGCGAAACTAATAGTGGATGTTATAAAGGATACTCTTATAACACATGGTCATCCTCGTGCGTTTTTAGGAGCAACATGTTATGCCTATGCGCTTGAGTATTTTTTAAAGAAAGAAACCGTTTTAGAATATGGTGAACTTGTTACTGCAGTAATAGATAGTCAGAATGTTTGGGGGGCGATTCCGGATTTAGATATCTTTGAAAAATGGCTTAATATTGCTCGGAAAAATCTTGAATACGATTTTTTGCTAGAATGGAAAAATGTCCGTGCTCGCATGGTAAAAAAACTTGAATTTATAAGAAGTTCGTTAAAAAAAGGGTTAATTCTTGATGATACAAAAGTATTAACTGAGTTAGAATGCTTTGATAAATCAAATGGTGCCGGAGATGTTGCTATATTAGCTGCCATTTATTTAACTTCGAGATATGCAAATAATCCTTCTCTTGGAATAAAAATCCCCGCGTTCTCATTTGGCGCTGATACCGATACTATTGCATCTATTACAGGCGGATTATTGGGTATGCTTAGCGGAACAGATTGGATTCCGACAGAATGGAGAGAAGTTCAAGATTATAACTGTCTTATTCAAATGACGGAATTACTAATGGCAGATAATAAAAAGGAAGCTACCGAGAAAGAAGTTGAAGAGGCAAAAGCTCAGAATAATCAATGGAATTCTACAGTTATTGGTAAAATGCGGTTTATTAAATCAAGTAGTGTCTCAAATGGAAAGAATGGTATTATAATAATCAACAAGTGGCAGACTACGCTTGGGCAAACTATATATACAAAGACTTTTCAGCCTAAAAATATATTTATACAATCTCATCAATTACAAAAAACTGTGTCAAGACCTCAGCAAGTTATACCTAATGAATCGAAAAAATTTGTTCTGAATTTGATGGATATATCAGAACTACTTGGAACTCCAGAGTTTAAAATGAATATTACCATAGGTAAAGTTTTGAAAATTATTAAAGACTTAATTAATAATAAAGAAACAAGTAAAAATCTTTCTAAAAAGTATAACGTTGATCAACTATTTATAGAACAAATAGGAAAACATGTAATAGGTCTGAAAGATAGTAATCGAGTATAATTGTTATTAAATTATTATTTATTTTAATAGAAGGAGATATTATGCTGCAATCAAACTATTTATGTATACTACCGAAGATGAAGTCACAAAAATCGAAGTAACATTTGACCATGATACGGTTATGAGTTAGTATTTGTAGGCTTGGCATATGGAAAGATGGTTTGTTATGTTTTAATAAAAAAGTGTCGGAGTTTGACACTTTTTTATTTGTCCGCTTTAGCATAAAAAAACCACCTGCTATGCAGGTGGAATTAAAAATCTTTAGATGCAAAAATGTCCTCCTTTGATATACATTTGATGTGTTCGTCAATCAAATCAAAGGAGGACATTTCTATGAATGGAAATCAAAGTTTATCCCATATCAAATGGAATTGCAAATATCATATCGTGTTTGCACCAAAATTTCGTCGTAAAGAAATTTATCTGAAAATAAAAAATGATATAGGAAAAATTCTCAGGCAGCTTTGTGAACAGAAAAAAGTAACAATAAATAGAAGGTGAGATGTGTGCAGATCATGTACATATGTGAGTAGTTATCCCACCAAACGTAAGCGTATCATCGTTTGTGGGCTATGTGAAAGGAAAAAGTGCACTGATGATATTTGATAGACATGCAAATCTAAAATATAAATATGGCAACAGACATTTTTGGTGCAGGGGTTATTATGTTGATACAGTGGGGAAGAATACAGAGAAAATAAAAGCGTATATTCAAAATCAGTTAAATGAAGATATAATGATTGACCAATATTCGCTCAAAGAATATTATGACCCGTTTACGGGTAGTAAGAATAAATAAGGCATTGGTTAGCTGCTTTAGCAGCAGCTTGTGAATAAAATGCGATTGGCGAACCATTCAAAGCGCCTTAAGGCGCAAGCCAGTACCATGCCCTCCAGGGCTTGAGAAGACCCCCCGCTCAGCCGGTGGTACTTATTAGGATTTTGTATTTTCGTTTATTATATCGAGTAAATTTTGCACGGAAATTTCGTCAGTATAGTTGTTTTTTATTGCTTCATAAGGATTGAATTGTTTTAGGAATTTTTTCGGATCATGCGCATATTGTTTGAGAATTTCAAAAAGTTCTTCCATGCTGGCATATTCCAAACTTGTTTCGTTGGAAGAATACGGGCAAAGTCCTTTTGGGTGTATGGTGGGCTTGTTTTCCGCCCATGCTTCGAAGTAAGCGATGCCTTGCGTTTCTTGGATATCGGTAAGAATAACGACTAAATCGACATCCTGCAGTTTTTCTTTCCAGTCAAAATAATTATAATTCATATTTTGATAATAATGAATAACGGAACATTGGATTCCCAATTTTTCTATTTCAGTTATCAAAGCAGTATCAAGAGGTATTGCTTTAACATAGCAAATGCATTTTTTATTTCCAAGTATCGGGTTATTTTTACCTAACGCGACACCGGACCACCAAATTTTCAGCTTGGCAGCATTGATTTGTTCTTTTTGGCAGTCGGTTTCAAATTGTGAAGCCGTAAGATGAATGTCGATGGTATCAATATAGCGTTGTCTGATTTCTTGATAACGGAGCGAATGATATTCCCGTATTTGATAGGCAGTCGGAACAGCGAGGATTTTAATGTTTCTTTCTTGTTTTATTTTTGCAAGCCATTGCAGGTCGTTTATATTATCAAGCCAAATCAATATATATATATATATTGGTGTCGGAATGCTGTTTGCCGCTGAAAGCAAAAGGCACATCCAATGCGGTCAAGCCGCGGATAAGGCTTTTAAAAACTGCGGGATGACGCAGCACTTTGCAGCATTTTGTCAGTTTCAATTCCGCTAATTTTTCAATATTGCTATTTTTTTTGAATTGCTGACGCGTAAGGGCATAAAAAAAAGATTTTATACGATATTTGACTTGTCCGAACAGATATGAAAAATATGAGCTTTTATTTTTTGCACTTAACGAGAGTATGTTTATTTTGGGTTTTTCCATTTTGCTTCCTTAAAATAATAACAGAATAAAGCAATGCGATATTCTGTTATTATTGGTTTTATTTTGTTTTATTTGTTATTAATCTCTTGGTTCACGGTCACGGCGCGGTTTTCTGTCGTGACGGTCGCCCCTTTGCTCTCTGTTTCCGCGTTCTCTTTTGGGAGGACGGGCGGTATCTTCAGGATTCCATTCGATGCCTTGTTCTTCCAAAAGCACAGCTTTACGGCTGGCACGGATTTTATCGCCGTTGATTTCAATGACTTTAACAAGCATGTCTTCGCCAAGATGAGCGATATCTTCGGTTTTTTCAACGCGGTTGACGTCAAGCTGTGAGATATGCACAAGAGCTTCGACATTAGGCAGGAGTTCGACAATAGCGCCGATTTCCAAAATACGGCGGACTTTTGCAGTGTAGTTTTTGCCAAGTTCCGCATTTTGGTCGTAATAGAGCACCATTTCTTTGGCTTTTTCCATTGCTTCACTGGTAGGAGCGAAAATGCTGATTTCGCCGCTGTCGTCAATGTCGATGGTCGCACCGGTAGCCCCGGTGATTGCTTTGATGTTTTTGCCTCCGGGACCGATAATCATGCGGATTGTATCAGGATTTACGGTAAGTTGGGCATATTGGGGGGCATATTGTGATAATTCTTTGCGATAGGAAGGAAGAGCCGTAAGCATGATGTTTAAAATATGCAAACGGGCTTCTTTTGCCTGTGCCATGGCGCGCGCCATAACGTCTGTGGGCAATCCATTGATTTTTATGTCCATTTGTACGGCTGTGATACCGTCAGCGCTGCCCGCGATCTTGAAATCCATATCGCCGAGGGCGTCTTCATCGCCTAAAATATCGGTAAGTACGAGATATTCGTCATTTTCTTTGATAAGTCCCATTGCAACGCCGGCAATAGGGGTTTTGATCGGCACGCCGGCGTCCATGAGGGATAAACAGCCGCCGCAAACGGCAGCCATGGAAGAAGAACCGTTTGATTCCACGGTTTCGGAAACAACACGTACGGTAAACGGAAATTCACTTTGGCTTGGGATAATCGCTTTCAAGGCGCGTTCCGCAAGGTGTCCATGTCCGATTTCACGGCGTGACACGCGCAAAGATTTCACTTCGCCGACGCTGAAAGGCGGGAAATTGTAATGGAGCATGAATTGTTTTACTTCATCACCGCTGTTGATGCCGTCCGTGCGCAATTCGTCGGAACTTGCGCCCAGGGTCGTGACGACAAGGGCTTTTGTTTCGCCGCGGGCAAAAATAATTGAACCATGGGTTCTCGGAAGGACGCTCGTTTCAATTTCAATGGGACGGACGGTTTTGGTGTCGCGGTTGTCGATACGCGTGCCTTCTTTCAAAATACGCTGACGTACGATTTTCTTTTCCAAATGTTCCAAAATAACGCCGACCTCGCCCATCGCCTCTTCATTGTCGGCATAAGCCGGGTCGTTCCGCATAGCTTCTTTGACAGTGTCCTTCACTTTTTTGCGGGCGTCTTTGCGTTCCAGTTTGTCGACAACGCGAAGCGCTTCAGCCATGCCGGCATCGAGAGCCAATTTTTCAACATGGGCGTATAAGGCTTCATCATCTTCTTTTGGCGTGAAAGGAACTTTCGCTTTGCCTGCTTTTTCCGCAAGTTCCCTTTGGGCTGCGATAAGAGGCTGAATTGCTTTGTGTCCCCATTCAAGAGCTTCGATGATGACATTTTCGGGAACGAATTTCGCTTCGCCTTCAACCATGACGACAGCGGTTTCAGAAGCCGCGAAAACAAGGTCGAGGTCGCTTTCTTCCAATTCCTGAATGGTCGGGTTGATTACAAATTCTCCGTTGACACGTCCGAGTCTCGCTCCAGCGATAGGACCGTCAAAAGGAATGTGGGAAACGCAAAGGGCGGCGGAAGCGGCTGTTATGCATTGCACATCAGGCATGTTTTTGCCGTCAACGGATAAAACCTGCGCCAAAACCTGCACTTCGTTGCCGTATCCTTTTGGGAACAATGGGCGGATAGGACGGTCGATCAAGCGGGAAATAAGGGTTTCATTATCGCTTGGACGACCGATTTCGCGGCGGAAGAAGTTTCCGGGAATGCGGCCTGCCGCATACATTTTCTCAACATATTCAACCGTAAGGGGGAAAAAGTCTTTCGGCGTATCGAGCGGGGTTTCGCAAACAGTGGTAAAACATACTGTTCCTTCGCATTGTATCCAAATAGCGCCGGCGGCTTGACGGGCGAGCCTGCCGGTTTCCAAAATAATTTCTTTACCGCCGACTGTGGCGGTAACGCGAGTACAATCTAATAAACTCATTTTTTTTCTCCTGTGTAAGGAGATTCCGTGAAAAATACCAAGCGATCGGTCCTTTTCACGGACCCTCCGTTACACGACTGCTAAGATAAAGGGGAAGATGCCTTCCCCCTAAAAATTACTTGCGTAATCCAAGTTTTTCGATAAGAGCACGATAACGTTGGATATCGGTTTTTTTCAAGTACGTAAGAAGCTTACGGCGCTGACCGACCAATTTTAAAAGACCTGTACGGCTGTGGAAGTCTTTCTTGTGGTATTTGAAGTGGTCTGTAAGACCGTCAATACGGGCGGTTAAAAGTGCGATTTGAACTTCCGGAGAACCGGTGTCGCCTTCATGTTTTGCGTGGGCAGCGATGACTGCCTGTTTTTGAGCTGTATCCAAAGCCACAGCATTATCCTCCTGTCCATATGAATATGGAGTTATAGGGTTGCCAGCCCCCTCAGAATTTGCCAGAACTTTCTTGAATCAATGACTTTTCCTTCGGCCAATGCGAGCACGTTTCCCTGATAACGCAGAAAAACTCTTTCATTTTCAGTGAAATCCGTATCAGCGGTTTGAACGGGATTGCCATTTTTCACCGCTTTTGCTTCGCGTTCCGATAACTCAATTATCCGCCAGTTCGGCAAAGCGTTTTCCATGGGAATGAGCTTTTCATTGAGTATTTCCGGTTTTTTCTGCAATTCTTCAAGTGTTACGGCATCTTGAAGGTAAAAAGGGTGGCTGTGTTCA
This window encodes:
- the pnp gene encoding polyribonucleotide nucleotidyltransferase, which translates into the protein MSLLDCTRVTATVGGKEIILETGRLARQAAGAIWIQCEGTVCFTTVCETPLDTPKDFFPLTVEYVEKMYAAGRIPGNFFRREIGRPSDNETLISRLIDRPIRPLFPKGYGNEVQVLAQVLSVDGKNMPDVQCITAASAALCVSHIPFDGPIAGARLGRVNGEFVINPTIQELEESDLDLVFAASETAVVMVEGEAKFVPENVIIEALEWGHKAIQPLIAAQRELAEKAGKAKVPFTPKEDDEALYAHVEKLALDAGMAEALRVVDKLERKDARKKVKDTVKEAMRNDPAYADNEEAMGEVGVILEHLEKKIVRQRILKEGTRIDNRDTKTVRPIEIETSVLPRTHGSIIFARGETKALVVTTLGASSDELRTDGINSGDEVKQFMLHYNFPPFSVGEVKSLRVSRREIGHGHLAERALKAIIPSQSEFPFTVRVVSETVESNGSSSMAAVCGGCLSLMDAGVPIKTPIAGVAMGLIKENDEYLVLTDILGDEDALGDMDFKIAGSADGITAVQMDIKINGLPTDVMARAMAQAKEARLHILNIMLTALPSYRKELSQYAPQYAQLTVNPDTIRMIIGPGGKNIKAITGATGATIDIDDSGEISIFAPTSEAMEKAKEMVLYYDQNAELGKNYTAKVRRILEIGAIVELLPNVEALVHISQLDVNRVEKTEDIAHLGEDMLVKVIEINGDKIRASRKAVLLEEQGIEWNPEDTARPPKRERGNREQRGDRHDRKPRRDREPRD
- a CDS encoding DUF4433 domain-containing protein, which gives rise to MSAYDILITRGVTRLCHFTKFQSLTHIITSVDGVLASSSIRQDMRNVNDTARYDGELDFVCCSVQYPNSWFLKIAMKNNSDRIFSEWIVLYIDLNILNYKKTKFCPCNASKENGAYINNNMDEIDSIFAPSVSTFDYPRSPKMLSCCPTDGQAEILIENSIPREYIQGIAVGNKDVAGRVYSILKMYDVKHINIYIAPDVLTPKWSNMSKEGYSPNEILYEWSEEG
- a CDS encoding 3'-5' exonuclease: MNIKPRGKQEEVMALPAKGHIVVLGTAGSGKTTVALLRAHHLANIPNGGNVLLVTFNGALVKYMRELSNNQTQKLVVENYHTFARGYLNSRGKMPSRNGIAEPNEKEFYIAQALDFLKKKYPTESTLKRSLEFFIEEITFIERFGFSDITEYKEAERIGRASANIKRENRKWIFEVYDRYRELREAGGKKYDWDDLALSVFNELQNDDSERRYTHIIIDEGQDFSPMMIKSLVESVADNGSLTFFGDVAQQIYGSRLSWRDSGIDINKVWRFDVNYRNPMTITEFAKSITRNKYWRHDGDMIDATSQIAKGPKPILIEFSHKQHEVSWIVDRVITIGKASSAVIICRNRDDITNFLSLLKNKGCEAIEINKGTPGFAHLKQVYLTTFHAAKGLEFDNVFIPYLTEDKIPDPDMIARAVSIEETYADEIKLLYVAVTRSKYGLYMTYSGNLSPLFPQEPNTYDFYYEDQLS
- a CDS encoding ADP-ribosylglycohydrolase family protein, with translation MSMKIPTQMEKCKGAMLATAIGDALGWPNEPRAKNRAKKTRAMDNFVGWIRSSNNPRWHDEKILPGEYSDDTQLTLAVARSIIAGDWETFFAKKELPFWLNYERGGGSALLKAAKSCEKGILLWQSRCNRDYYNAGGNGAVMRILPHVIASAKIPNTAKLIVDVIKDTLITHGHPRAFLGATCYAYALEYFLKKETVLEYGELVTAVIDSQNVWGAIPDLDIFEKWLNIARKNLEYDFLLEWKNVRARMVKKLEFIRSSLKKGLILDDTKVLTELECFDKSNGAGDVAILAAIYLTSRYANNPSLGIKIPAFSFGADTDTIASITGGLLGMLSGTDWIPTEWREVQDYNCLIQMTELLMADNKKEATEKEVEEAKAQNNQWNSTVIGKMRFIKSSSVSNGKNGIIIINKWQTTLGQTIYTKTFQPKNIFIQSHQLQKTVSRPQQVIPNESKKFVLNLMDISELLGTPEFKMNITIGKVLKIIKDLINNKETSKNLSKKYNVDQLFIEQIGKHVIGLKDSNRV
- the rpsO gene encoding 30S ribosomal protein S15; the protein is MALDTAQKQAVIAAHAKHEGDTGSPEVQIALLTARIDGLTDHFKYHKKDFHSRTGLLKLVGQRRKLLTYLKKTDIQRYRALIEKLGLRK